A region of Flavobacterium album DNA encodes the following proteins:
- a CDS encoding YidH family protein, with product MKNIDDQTLAREHLANERTFLAWVRTGIAIMAFGFVVVKSSIFVDNDGLPEESIIPGELFTVIVGIMLVVSGTLMSTVSYFRYRQTKKQLRRGIYHHSSALLAMIAAGVLLVSILLIVYLLRTL from the coding sequence ATGAAAAACATTGATGACCAGACCCTGGCGAGGGAACATTTAGCCAACGAAAGGACTTTCTTAGCATGGGTACGCACCGGCATCGCTATAATGGCATTTGGTTTTGTGGTGGTAAAATCCTCGATTTTTGTTGATAATGATGGCCTTCCGGAAGAAAGTATAATTCCCGGTGAATTATTTACTGTTATCGTAGGTATTATGCTCGTGGTTTCAGGCACATTGATGTCAACCGTTTCCTATTTTAGGTACCGCCAAACCAAAAAACAATTGCGCCGTGGCATTTACCATCATTCATCAGCTTTGCTGGCTATGATCGCGGCAGGTGTATTACTGGTAAGTATATTGCTGATTGTTTATCTGTTAAGGACTTTGTAA
- a CDS encoding aminotransferase class I/II-fold pyridoxal phosphate-dependent enzyme has protein sequence MKTFNPADNIQDLQYFGEFGGVNPSISDSSTYTFLSAKTMFDAFEGNAEGCYLYSRHASPSNLYLGQALAAMEGTETANVAASGMGAITPVLLQLCGMGDHIVSSRTIYGGTYAFMKNFMPKLGITTSFVDITKLYLVEAAITPNTKVLYCETVSNPLLEVADIEGLAKIAKKYNLKLVVDNTFSPLSVAPAKMGADVVIHSLTKFINGSSDTVGGVTCGTQEFIDQLRNVNNGASMLLGPTMDSLRAASILKNLRTLHIRMKQHSHNAMYLAQRFEQDGLKTVYPGLESHPSHELYKSMINPEYGFGGMMTIDAGDLHKANELMELMQERNLGYLAVSLGFYKTLFSAPGTSTSSEIPIEEQMEMGLTDGLIRFSIGLDNDIERTYTIMRECMEQVGVLAKTEVV, from the coding sequence ATGAAAACATTCAATCCCGCCGACAATATCCAGGACCTGCAATATTTTGGAGAATTTGGGGGCGTAAACCCATCTATATCCGATTCATCAACCTATACTTTCCTTTCGGCAAAAACCATGTTCGATGCCTTTGAAGGCAATGCCGAAGGATGTTACCTGTATTCCCGCCATGCTTCGCCAAGCAACCTGTATTTAGGCCAGGCACTTGCTGCAATGGAAGGTACCGAAACCGCCAATGTAGCTGCTTCGGGAATGGGAGCCATTACACCTGTTTTATTACAACTATGTGGAATGGGAGATCATATTGTATCCAGCCGCACTATTTATGGCGGGACTTATGCCTTCATGAAAAATTTCATGCCAAAACTGGGTATTACCACATCGTTCGTAGACATTACCAAACTTTATCTTGTAGAAGCAGCTATCACGCCAAACACAAAAGTATTGTACTGCGAAACGGTGAGCAATCCGCTGCTTGAAGTAGCCGACATCGAAGGCCTTGCTAAAATCGCTAAAAAATACAACCTGAAGCTTGTGGTAGATAACACCTTCTCCCCGCTTTCGGTTGCCCCGGCAAAAATGGGTGCTGATGTTGTGATCCACAGCCTTACAAAATTCATAAACGGCAGCAGCGATACAGTGGGTGGAGTTACCTGCGGTACCCAGGAATTCATCGACCAGCTGCGTAATGTAAACAACGGGGCCAGCATGCTTTTAGGCCCGACAATGGACAGCCTGCGTGCGGCAAGCATACTAAAAAACCTCCGTACACTGCACATCCGTATGAAACAGCACAGCCACAACGCCATGTACCTTGCACAGCGTTTTGAGCAGGATGGACTGAAAACCGTTTATCCCGGACTGGAAAGCCACCCAAGCCATGAATTATATAAAAGCATGATCAACCCTGAATACGGATTTGGTGGTATGATGACCATTGATGCAGGTGACCTTCACAAAGCCAATGAATTGATGGAACTGATGCAGGAGCGCAACCTTGGCTACCTTGCCGTGAGCCTTGGTTTCTATAAAACACTATTCAGCGCGCCGGGCACGTCGACTTCAAGCGAGATTCCGATAGAAGAGCAAATGGAAATGGGCCTTACCGACGGGTTGATCCGTTTCTCTATCGGCCTTGACAATGATATCGAAAGGACTTATACTATAATGAGAGAATGTATGGAACAGGTTGGGGTTTTAGCGAAAACTGAAGTTGTTTAA
- a CDS encoding Lrp/AsnC family transcriptional regulator, with protein sequence MALDATDKKLLLLLQEDSTQTTKQLSLKLNLSVTAIYERVKKLEREGIVSKYVALVDRNKVNRGFVVFCHLKLIQHTKEYLTKFEHEVKQLDEVLECYHVSGDYDYILKIYVADMEAYREFMVTKLTTLQHIGSTHSTFMIGEVKNTNVISV encoded by the coding sequence ATGGCTTTAGATGCAACCGATAAAAAGCTGCTCCTTCTTTTGCAGGAAGACAGTACACAGACTACAAAACAGCTTTCGCTTAAGCTTAATTTGTCTGTTACCGCAATATATGAACGTGTCAAAAAACTCGAGCGCGAGGGGATCGTCAGCAAATATGTGGCATTAGTTGACCGCAATAAGGTCAACCGCGGGTTCGTAGTTTTTTGCCACCTGAAACTCATACAGCATACTAAAGAATACCTGACCAAATTTGAGCATGAAGTAAAGCAGCTCGATGAAGTCCTGGAGTGCTACCATGTCAGCGGCGACTATGATTATATATTAAAGATATATGTGGCGGATATGGAAGCCTACCGTGAATTCATGGTCACAAAACTGACTACACTGCAGCACATCGGCAGCACACACAGTACGTTCATGATAGGCGAGGTGAAGAATACTAATGTGATTTCGGTGTAA